One genomic segment of Impatiens glandulifera chromosome 6, dImpGla2.1, whole genome shotgun sequence includes these proteins:
- the LOC124942943 gene encoding uncharacterized protein LOC124942943: MAFYSDEEQPWKCSRHPPITNRNHTGICPICLRDRLINLCPNCANPRPCPCCRPPSSGNTSGSTSGSNSSFYDLFPPSSSSSGHGQIGRVSNLIESEPPFGRSRSVGVHLLKSRFSGDPIISNKSIRAIPTENRIGISRFWSVFRTQKIKEEFREEDVNSQMMRSRSVYSTIAAKATPKASAMTRTTVVKSTKGWNFPSPMKVFRQHKTSKVVQEH, from the coding sequence ATGGCATTTTATTCCGATGAAGAACAACCATGGAAATGTTCAAGACACCCACCAATCACCAATCGCAATCACACCGGAATCTGTCCAATTTGTCTCCGAGATCGCCTCATTAACCTCTGCCCCAACTGCGCCAACCCCCGCCCTTGCCCTTGTTGCCGGCCACCTTCCTCCGGCAACACCTCCGGCAGCACCTCCGGCAGCAACTCATCATTCTATGACCTCTTCCCCCCTTCATCTTCCTCCTCCGGTCATGGCCAAATCGGCCGTGTCTCAAATCTAATTGAAAGTGAACCACCTTTTGGTCGATCAAGATCAGTAGGAGTTCACCTCCTTAAATCAAGATTCTCCGGCGATCCAATTATCTCTAACAAGTCCATCAGAGCAATCCCGACTGAAAACCGAATTGGGATTTCAAGATTTTGGTCGGTGTTTCGTACCCAAAAGATCAAAGAAGAATTCCGTGAAGAAGATGTGAATTCTCAAATGATGAGATCGAGATCTGTTTACAGTACTATTGCTGCAAAGGCGACACCTAAAGCGTCGGCAATGACAAGGACGACGGTTGTGAAATCGACAAAAGGGTGGAATTTTCCTAGTCCGATGAAAGTTTTCCGACAACATAAAACATCTAAGGTTGTACAAGAACATTAA
- the LOC124942752 gene encoding protein RGF1 INDUCIBLE TRANSCRIPTION FACTOR 1-like: protein MGAGGPEEDDNRWPPWLNPLLKERFFVQCKLHADSHKSECNMYCLDCMNGGLCSLCLSYHKDHRSIQIRRSSYHDVIRVSEIQKFLDITSVQTYVINSAKVVFLNERPQPRPGKGVTNTCEVCERSLLDSFRFCSLGCKIVGMTKNGQRKRHFHDTVRPYPPPPATAATTAAVSDSDDSYSGSSSHMGHRSNIKVQSFSPSTPPPMSVNYRTAKRRKGIPHRAPMGLVVEY from the exons ATG GGAGCTGGAggacctgaagaagatgataacCGTTGGCCGCCATGGTTGAATCCATTGCTTAAAGAACGTTTCTTTGTTCAATGCAAGTTACATGCTGATTCACATAAGAGTGAATGTAATATGTATTGTCTTGATTGTATGAATGGTGGCCTCTGTTCTCTTTGTTTATCTTATCACAAAGACCACCGCTCAATTCAG ATTAGGAGATCATCTTATCACGATGTGATTAGGGTTTCCGAGATTCAGAAATTCCTAGACATAACCTCTGTTCAAACATATGTTATCAACAGTGCTAAGGTTGTGTTCCTTAATGAACGCCCACAACCCAGGCCTGGTAAAGGTGTCACCAATACTTGTGAAGTTTGTGAACGCAGCCTTCTTGATTCCTTCCGTTTCTGTTCACTCGGCTGCAAG ATTGTTGGAATGACTAAGAATGGGCAGAGAAAGAGACATTTTCATGATACGGTGAGGCCATATCCTCCACCGCCGGCGACGGCGGCAACGACGGCGGCAGTGTCAGATTCTGATGATTCATACAGTGGAAGTAGTAGCCATATGGGTCATCGGAGCAACATTAAAGTTCAGAGCTTTAGCCCGTCAACGCCGCCGCCAATGTCGGTCAACTATCGGACGGCGAAGAGAAGAAAGGGAATACCACACCGGGCACCGATGGGTCTAGTGGTAGAGTATTAA